AGTGGCGTGGCTGCTGGGGCGCACCTACCCCGAGCCCTTGCCGGTGCTGGCCTACCGGCTGTACAGCGACGTCGACCTGGCGAGCCGCCAGGAGGCGATGGCGGTCGCGCTGATGACCACGGCCCTGTCGGTCACCGCGCTCGTGGTGACCGCGGCGCTGCTGCGCCGCAGCGCCGCAGTGCGCTCCGGGGACCTGGTGTGAGCGCGCCCGCCGGCACGCGGGTCGAGCCGACCGGTCGCCGGGTCCTGCGGGACTCGGCCACCGCTGCGGCCGCGATCGCGCTGGTGGTCCCGCTGCTGGCTCTGGCGCTGTGGGCGGTGGCTGCTCGCTGGCCCTTCCCGGAGGTGCTGCCCACCACCTGGGGGCTGGCGGGGTGGCGAGAGGTCCTGGCCCAGGGGGCCCTGCCCGCCGCGGGACGCTCGACGGTGCTGGCTCTGGGGGTGGCGCTGCTGGCCACCCCCGCGGGGGCCCTGGCCGGTCGTGCCCTGGCCGGGCGTCAGGTGCCGCTGGCCCGTCTGGTCGAGGGCGTGCTGATCGCCCCGGTGGCCGTGCCACCCTTCGCCGTGGTGATGGGGCTGAACATCGTGGCGCTGCGGGTGGGCCTGCCCGCCACCGCGGCGTTGGTGGTGGTGCTCGTGGTGGCCGCCCTGCCCTACACGACCTGGGTCATGCGCTCGGCCTACGCCGGGTACGACCGCGGCTATGAGGACGCCGCCCGAAGCCTGGGGGCCGGCCCCGGCCAGGTGCTGTGGCGGGTGCACCTGCCGCTGATCGCTCCGGCGCTGGCCGCCGCCGCGTTCCTGGCGTTCCTGGTGGGGTGGAGCGACTACGTGGTGACCCTGGTGGTGGGTGGTGGCCAGCTGGTCACCCTCCCGCTGCTGGTGGCTTCCTTGTCCGCCGCCAGCGGCAACGACGCCGCCGTGGCTGCTGCGTCACTGGCCGCTGTCGCGCCGCCGCTGGTCCTGCTGGTCATGACCGGGCTGCTCGCCCGTGGGCGAGGGGGTGAGCGGTGAGCGCGGCGTGTGGACCGGTGCGAGGGCACCTGCGTCTGGAGGGACTGCGCCGCGCCTTCCCCGGCGGGCAGGCTCCCGTGCTGGACGGTCTCGACCTGGACGTGCCCGCCACGGGGTCCGTGGCACTGCTGGGGCCCTCCGGCAGCGGCAAGAGCACCACGTTGCGCCTGGTCGCGGGACTGGACACCCCTGATGCTGGGCGGGTGGTCCTCGATGGTCGTGACCTGACCCGGGTGGCCCCTGAGCAGCGGCGGATGGCCATGGTCTTCCAGCGGCCGCGCCTGTTCCCCCACCTGGACGTGCGTGACAACGTCGCCTTCCCCCTGCAGGTCGCCGGCGCGCCCCGGCGCCGGGCCCGCACGGATGCTGAGCGGTTCTTGGACCTGGTGGGTGCCGGTGAGCTCCTGCGGCGCCGGCCGCGCTCCCTGAGCGGTGGCCAGGAGCAGAGAGTCGCTCTGGCGCGCAGCCTGGCGGCCCGGCCGCAGGTGATGCTGCTGGACGAGGCGTTCAGCGCCCTGGACCCCTCGGTGCGCTCGGAGATGCATGAGCTGCTCAGCGAGCTGCGCGCCACCGTCGAGACGACGCTGCTGCTGGTCACCCACGACAGGCACGAAGCGGCTGCCGTGGCTGACACCGTCGCGGTGCTGCTGGAGGGGCGCCTGGCCCAGCACGGGCCCATCCAGGAGCTGCACACCAGGCCCGCGACGCTGGCGGTCAGCCGCTTCCTGGGAGGGCTGAACGAGGTCAGCGGTCACGTGGACCGCGGCGCCCACGTCTCCGAGCTCGGCCAGCTCGCTCTCCCAACGGGCGCTACCAGAGCTGTCTCAGCCGGTGCTGCCGTGCTGCTGGTGCGCCAGGAGGCGGTGCGGCTGGTGGCGCTCGACGACCCCACCGCCGACGCCTTCGGCAGCGTCACGGGCATCAGGTCCCGCGGGGCGCGTGCACTGGTGGAGGTGGCCACCGCTGCCGGACCGCTGCACGCCGAGCTCCCACCAGGACAGCACCCGCGTCTTCGACAGCAGGTGGGCCTGGTGCTGCCGGTCGACCAGCGCTGGGTGGTGCCGGCCGCGGCCGATGGCACTCCCGCGCTGCCGGACGTCGCCGAGCGGGTCTGAGGTCTCGGCTCTCAGCCCGCCAGGGGGGAGTCCAGCCACCGTCGCCGCGCCGCCAGCAGCAGCCGGGTGGCACGTGCCAGGGGCCCCTCGCCCAGGGACTGCCTGACATCACTCACCGCGGCGTTCCAGACGCCGTCGCTGAAGGTCGGATAGGCGTGGGTGGCAGCTGCGAGGTCACGCGTGCGCAGGCCCTGGCTCAGCGCCAGCACCACCTCCCCCAGGCTCTCCCCGGCCCTGGGCCCGACGATCGTCGCGCCGACGATGCGGGACCTGCGGTCGAGCACCAACCGGGTGAAGCCCTCGCGGCGGTCCTCGGTGACGGCACGGTCGAGGTGAGCGTGCTCGACCGTGACCGTGCGCAGGCCCTCCGGCAGGTGCGGACCGCTGGGGACCCCGACCGCGGCGACCTCGGGGTCGGTGAAGGTGACCCGAGGCACGATGCCGTCGGTGCGTCGGCGCAGGCCCAGCACGGCGTTCGTCGCTGCCAGCGAACCGTGCACACCGGCCAGGTGGGTGAACGGCGGGTGCCCGGTGACGTCACCAGCGGCCCAGACACGAGGGTTGCTGGTGCGCAGGTGCCCATCGACGCGCACGTGCCCGCGCTCGTCGAGGTCCACCGCGGCGTGCTGCAGCCCCAGGCCAGCGGTGCGCGCAGAACGCCCCAGGGCCACCAGCAACCGGTCATAGGGCAGACGGGTCCCGTCATCCAGGACCACGCCTCCGCTGCCGTCGCCGCTGGGCTCGACGGCGCTGGCACGGGTCTGGGTGCGGACGTGGACGCCGTCGCGTTCCAGCGCGGCGCGGACCACGGCCGAGGCGTCGGGGTCCTCGCGTGCCAGGAGGTGCTCACCGGAGTGGAGCAGGGTGACCTGCACGCCCAGGCGAGCCAGGGCCTGCCCGAGCTCGCAGCCGATGGGGCCGCCACCCAGCACCACCAGACGCCGTGGCAGCTTCGGCATCGCCTCCAGGTGCGACCACAGGTCCTCACTGGTCAACGCGCCGGCGCTGGCAAGGCCAGGCAGGTCAGGGACGGTGGGGGCTGACCCGGTCGCGATCAGCGCCTGGCGGAAGGTCAGGGCTCGTCCGTCCACCGAGGCGGTCCGCTCACCTGTGAACACCGCCCGCCCGGCCATCACCTGGGCGCCGGTCTCACGGATGGAGTCGGGGGAGTCCTGCGGCTCGATCGTCTCGATGGCGCTGCGCCAGTGCTGGGCCAGGCGGGGCAGGTCGACCTCAGCCGCGGCCCCGGCCACCCCGAGGTGCTCGTGGCGGTCCACCTCCGCGGCGCGGGCCGCGGCCGCGACCAGCGACTTCGAGGGCACGCAGCCGGTCCACAGGCAGTCCCCGCCCGTGCGGTGGCGCTCCACGAGCACCACCCGTGCTCCGAAGCGGGCAGCGGTCTTGGCGGCGACCAGGCCTGCGGTGCCGCCACCGACCACGAGCAGGTCCCACGGGTCCTGCCCATCGGCGGTGGCCGTGGTGGCTGCGGTGGCCGGTGTGGTCGAGGTCGTTGACGAAGGTGGGGTCGAGGGCGCCTGTGCAGGGTCAGCGGGGGTGGCTGTCGTGGACGTCGTGGTGGGGGTCACCGGTGCTCCTCCTGGGTCAGGCGTTCGAGAAGGGCGGCCATCCGTCGTACGACGGCGGGGTCTGGCGCCTGGCGCTCGGACCACCCGCGCAGCGCGCGCTTCACCAGGCGGCTCTCCTGAGCGGCCTGCTGGCAGCGGCGGCACACAGCCAGGTGCTGCTCCAGGCGTCGCGCCTGCGGCGCCGGCAACGGCGCTGCGGGATCTGCATCCAGATAGCGCTGCAGGCGGCGGGCGGACCAGTGGCAGGTCAGCATGGTGCGTACGGCTGAGATCACGGCGTGCTCCTCGAGCGGTCCAGCGTCGGGCGCAGCTGGTGGCGCAGCCGTGCCCGGGCTCGGCTGAGCCGGGACATGACCGTGCCGACCGGGACGCCGATGACCTGCGCGGCCTCGGTGTAGCTGAGCTGGTCGACGTCCACCAGCAGCAGCACCTGCCGAAAGCGCGGGTCCAGTGAGGCCACCGCCACCTCCAGCTCCTCTTCCAAGACCATGGCCAGGACGTCATCCTCGGCGCTGTCGGGGCTGACTGCCCCGAACGCCGGGCGAGCCCCGTCGAGCTCCCTGACGTCCTCCACGACGTCGGGCCGGCGCCTGCGGTGCATGTTGAGGTGGGTGTGGCGCAGGATCGTGAGCAGCCAGGCCCGCGGGTGTCTCCCGTCGAAGCGGTCGACTGCTCTGTAGGCGCGCACCAGCGTCTCCTGCACGAGGTCTTCGGCGTCCACCGTCGAGCCCGTCACCGTCCGAGCCACCCTCAGCAGCACCGGGATCTCCGGCTCCACGTGCTGGGCGAAGACGGCTGACCTGTCCAGGGAGGTGTCCCGTTGTCCAGGCACGTGTGAGGCATCCGCTGGCACCTGCTCATCCTTCCCGGTGCTGGACGTCGGCTGGCGCGTGGCGATCCGTGGCCCCGGCGGGTGGGTGTCCCCGCCGGGGCGGGGGCTCACAGGCCAGGCGCCAGCGGCATGTCCAGGTCGGTCTGCACCAGGTGGTTGAAGTGGTTGGTGAAGAGGTTCAAGGCGATGTGGACCGAGACCTCGGTGAGCTCGACATCGCTCCAGCCGGCCTCCAGCGCCGCCTGCCAGGTGCGGTCATCGACGTTGCCCTTGGCTCCGGCGGACTCGCGCACGAGCGCCAGCAGCGCTTCGAGCTTGGGGTCGAAGTCGACCGCTCCGGTCCGGATGGCCACCGTCTGCTCCTGGGTGAACCCGGCCCGCACGGCGGAGACGGTGTGCGCAGACTGGCAGTACGTGCAGTCGTCGACGTTGCCCACGACCAGCGCGATGGCCTCGCGGGTGGCGGCGTCGAAGGTGCCCAGGTCGGTGATGACGCGCTGGAGGGCGACGTAGGACTGCAGCACCACCGGGGAGTGGGCCATCGCCCCGTGGATGTTCAGCACCGTGCCGAAACGGGCCTGCAGCCCCTTCAGCGCGTCGCGGCTGGCTTCGGGGGCGTCAGCAGGGGTGTGGACGGGCACTCGGGACATGCGCAGCTCCTCGCGAGGGTGTCGTGGGTCGTACCGCTGTGGCGCGACACGGAGGGAACCCGGCAGGAGCACGAGGTCTTCCGCTGACCTTCCCGCGCGCCTGCCGCCGGCCCTGAGCGGTGGAGCCGGTGAGGGCCCTCGCTGTCCGGGCGGGTGGTGGACGACCGGGCGGATGGCGACGACCTCGTGCAGGCCCTTCGATGCGTCCGGCAACTGCTCCTGCTCCGGCGACACCGTGGCTCGGCAACGGGACCTCAGGCCATCTCGTCCTGCGCCCGGAGTCGCAGCGTCCTGGCGCCGCACCACGGTGCCCGAGCGGCCGGCTGCCTCTGCTCCCGCGTGACGGGCGAGGACGCGGCACCGCAGATCGGCGCCCTGTTCGCCGTCGCCTGACACGGTGGTCTGAGCAGAGCGGACGCGATCGCCCTGGTTCGACGTGTCGCCCGTGCTGTCGTCCGCGCTGTGCGCCTGCCGCCCCACGGTCCAAGCCGTCCTGTGCGCTTCTCGAAGCCTGGCCGCCGCGGCTCGGAGCAGCGGTGCTCACCGCACTCACCGCCGCGGTGTCCTGGTACCGGAGGTCTGCGCTCTGTGGGGTCGATCACAGAAGCGGGGCACGGCGGCCTCCTAGCGTCCCTTCCACCAACGGCACTCACGAATGGAGCGGGACATGAGTACGACCACCCACCGGGCGACGGCGGCGCGACACAGCCTGGGGACCCGGCTGCTCGCCGGGGCGCTGGGAGGCATCGGCGGAGGGCTGGTGTTCGGCGCACTGATGTCGATGATGGGGATGCTGACGATGATCGCGTCGATGGTGGGCTCGTCGTCGGCTGTTGTCGGCTTCGCGATGCACATGGTCATCTCGGTCGTGTTCGGCGTGGTCTTCGCGCTGCTCGCTGGGCGCTGGCTCAGCTCATGGGGAGCAGGCCTCGTCGCCGGCGCCATCTGGGGCGTGGTGCTGTGGGTCGTCGGGCCACTGCTGGCGATGCCGCTGATGATGGGGATGGCGGTGTTCTCTTTCGGAGCGACGACGGTGATGTCGCTGATGGGGCATGTGATCTTCGGACTGGTGCTTGCCGCGATCTCGGTCGCGATGCTGCGGCGCGGGGCTGAGCGTGTTGGGCGATAGTGCGCAGGTGCCCGGGCTGCCGTCGTCGTCGGATCCGCGTCTGGACCTCGATCCACCTGCGGTCCCAGCTGATCCTTTCTCGTGCTTGACCGAAGTGGACCTCTTCGCCGACCTCTCCGCCGATGAGGTGGCGGCGATGGACCAGATGGCCCCTGCCAGCCTCTTTCGCCGGGGTCAGCTGCTCTACAGCCAAGACCAGACCGCAGACGCCCTCTTCATCGTCAAGGCGGGCAGGGTGCGCGTGTTCCGCGTGAGCCAAGACGGCAAGGCGCTCACTCTCGCGATCTTGGGGCCAGGGTCGGTGTTCGGCGAGATGCTCCTGATCGGCCAGCGGATGCATGACAGTTTCGCCGAAGCCCTGGACGACGCTCTGATCTGTCAGCTGGGCGTTCGTGACGTGGAGCGCTTCCTGCTCGCTGATGCCCGCATCGGGACCCGTGTGGCCAGGCTCCTGGGGGCGCGCGTTGCCGAACTCGAGGACCGCCTGACAGATCTCGCGCTGAAGCCTCTGCACGCGCGCGTCGCAGCCACCCTCGTGAACCTGTCCCAAGGCTCCTCGGCAGGAGGCTCGCGCTTTGGACGTGCACCGTCGATCAGGCTGACGCATGAGCAGCTGGCGAGCGTGATCGGCTCGACACGTGAAGCCACGAGCCGAGTCCTCAGCGACATGGCAGCGGCGGGGTTGATCCGCCAGGGACGCGGTCGCGTCGTGATCCTCGATGTGGTCGGCCTGCGCCGTGGCACCTACCCCCACTAGAGGTTGGAGTTGAGCAGTGCGCGACATCATCGCAACAGCAG
The sequence above is drawn from the Quadrisphaera sp. RL12-1S genome and encodes:
- a CDS encoding ABC transporter permease, with the protein product MSAPAGTRVEPTGRRVLRDSATAAAAIALVVPLLALALWAVAARWPFPEVLPTTWGLAGWREVLAQGALPAAGRSTVLALGVALLATPAGALAGRALAGRQVPLARLVEGVLIAPVAVPPFAVVMGLNIVALRVGLPATAALVVVLVVAALPYTTWVMRSAYAGYDRGYEDAARSLGAGPGQVLWRVHLPLIAPALAAAAFLAFLVGWSDYVVTLVVGGGQLVTLPLLVASLSAASGNDAAVAAASLAAVAPPLVLLVMTGLLARGRGGER
- a CDS encoding ABC transporter ATP-binding protein, whose translation is MSAACGPVRGHLRLEGLRRAFPGGQAPVLDGLDLDVPATGSVALLGPSGSGKSTTLRLVAGLDTPDAGRVVLDGRDLTRVAPEQRRMAMVFQRPRLFPHLDVRDNVAFPLQVAGAPRRRARTDAERFLDLVGAGELLRRRPRSLSGGQEQRVALARSLAARPQVMLLDEAFSALDPSVRSEMHELLSELRATVETTLLLVTHDRHEAAAVADTVAVLLEGRLAQHGPIQELHTRPATLAVSRFLGGLNEVSGHVDRGAHVSELGQLALPTGATRAVSAGAAVLLVRQEAVRLVALDDPTADAFGSVTGIRSRGARALVEVATAAGPLHAELPPGQHPRLRQQVGLVLPVDQRWVVPAAADGTPALPDVAERV
- a CDS encoding dihydrolipoyl dehydrogenase family protein, which produces MTPTTTSTTATPADPAQAPSTPPSSTTSTTPATAATTATADGQDPWDLLVVGGGTAGLVAAKTAARFGARVVLVERHRTGGDCLWTGCVPSKSLVAAAARAAEVDRHEHLGVAGAAAEVDLPRLAQHWRSAIETIEPQDSPDSIRETGAQVMAGRAVFTGERTASVDGRALTFRQALIATGSAPTVPDLPGLASAGALTSEDLWSHLEAMPKLPRRLVVLGGGPIGCELGQALARLGVQVTLLHSGEHLLAREDPDASAVVRAALERDGVHVRTQTRASAVEPSGDGSGGVVLDDGTRLPYDRLLVALGRSARTAGLGLQHAAVDLDERGHVRVDGHLRTSNPRVWAAGDVTGHPPFTHLAGVHGSLAATNAVLGLRRRTDGIVPRVTFTDPEVAAVGVPSGPHLPEGLRTVTVEHAHLDRAVTEDRREGFTRLVLDRRSRIVGATIVGPRAGESLGEVVLALSQGLRTRDLAAATHAYPTFSDGVWNAAVSDVRQSLGEGPLARATRLLLAARRRWLDSPLAG
- a CDS encoding zf-HC2 domain-containing protein produces the protein MISAVRTMLTCHWSARRLQRYLDADPAAPLPAPQARRLEQHLAVCRRCQQAAQESRLVKRALRGWSERQAPDPAVVRRMAALLERLTQEEHR
- a CDS encoding RNA polymerase sigma factor — protein: MPGQRDTSLDRSAVFAQHVEPEIPVLLRVARTVTGSTVDAEDLVQETLVRAYRAVDRFDGRHPRAWLLTILRHTHLNMHRRRRPDVVEDVRELDGARPAFGAVSPDSAEDDVLAMVLEEELEVAVASLDPRFRQVLLLVDVDQLSYTEAAQVIGVPVGTVMSRLSRARARLRHQLRPTLDRSRSTP
- a CDS encoding carboxymuconolactone decarboxylase family protein — protein: MSRVPVHTPADAPEASRDALKGLQARFGTVLNIHGAMAHSPVVLQSYVALQRVITDLGTFDAATREAIALVVGNVDDCTYCQSAHTVSAVRAGFTQEQTVAIRTGAVDFDPKLEALLALVRESAGAKGNVDDRTWQAALEAGWSDVELTEVSVHIALNLFTNHFNHLVQTDLDMPLAPGL
- a CDS encoding V-type ATP synthase subunit I, with the translated sequence MSTTTHRATAARHSLGTRLLAGALGGIGGGLVFGALMSMMGMLTMIASMVGSSSAVVGFAMHMVISVVFGVVFALLAGRWLSSWGAGLVAGAIWGVVLWVVGPLLAMPLMMGMAVFSFGATTVMSLMGHVIFGLVLAAISVAMLRRGAERVGR
- a CDS encoding Crp/Fnr family transcriptional regulator — its product is MPGLPSSSDPRLDLDPPAVPADPFSCLTEVDLFADLSADEVAAMDQMAPASLFRRGQLLYSQDQTADALFIVKAGRVRVFRVSQDGKALTLAILGPGSVFGEMLLIGQRMHDSFAEALDDALICQLGVRDVERFLLADARIGTRVARLLGARVAELEDRLTDLALKPLHARVAATLVNLSQGSSAGGSRFGRAPSIRLTHEQLASVIGSTREATSRVLSDMAAAGLIRQGRGRVVILDVVGLRRGTYPH